The Polypterus senegalus isolate Bchr_013 chromosome 1, ASM1683550v1, whole genome shotgun sequence genome includes a window with the following:
- the LOC120525272 gene encoding immunoglobulin lambda-1 light chain-like gives MITTFKQILSFPCVLLMVSVLIVQDGPTSSILQHPTAVAVEAGRNVTLSCNIETFTGYCYSVWWFKVQHAEPMLTPLNTMTDKKYLRDGVEKVCSLTIAGLQTSDSATYYCAYIRGSGASIGPGSAVRVKQPSDQTPSMKILVPFEEDEPKVIIVCLVDGVDQAPYWIISGHRQNGTTDVGVSDSSNSTSHFIRNQISVSVETWASGAPCTCVLETENQRLNRTVRGKTGNFRINLVLFLRSLGIFFFSLTAVIIVRISWYLSTKKGLK, from the exons ATGATTACAACGTTTAAACAGATATTGAGTTTCCCCTGTGTCTTATTGATGGTTTCAGTTCTCATTGTACAAG ATGGCCCGACATCTTCCATCCTTCAACACCCGACTGCGGTGGCAGTCGAAGCCGGGCGCAATGTGACGCTGTCCTGCAACATCGAAACTTTCACCGGCTACTGCTACTCCGTCTGGTGGTTCAAGGTGCAGCACGCAGAGCCCATGTTGACCCCGCTCAACACCATGACCGACAAAAAGTATTTGAGAGACGGTGTGGAGAAAGTGTGCTCGCTCACAATCGCAGGTCTGCAGACAAGCGACTCGGCGACCTACTATTGTGCATACATACGCGGCTCAGGTGCTTCCATCGGTCCGGGCTCGGCAGTTCGGGTCAAAC AACCTTCTGATCAGACCCCCTCAATGAAGATACTAGTGCCCTTCGAGGAAGATGAGCCTAAGGTAATAATCGTTTGTCTGGTGGATGGAGTCGATCAAGCACCCTACTGGATCATATCAGGACACAGGCAAAACGGAACAACCGACGTCGGAGTCAGTGACTCCAGTAATTCGACTTCTCATTTCATTCGAAACCAAATCTCAGTTTCAGTGGAGACGTGGGCATCTGGAGCTCCGTGCACCTGCGTGTTGGAGACAGAGAACCAGAGGCTGAATAGGACAGTGAGGGGCAAAACAG GTAACTTCAGAATCAATCTTGTCTTATTCTTGAGAAGTCTGGGGATATTCTTCTTTTCATTAACAGCTGTTATAATTGTAAGAATATCATGGTATTTGTCAACGAAAAAGGGGCTGAAGTAA